Proteins encoded by one window of Dermochelys coriacea isolate rDerCor1 chromosome 13, rDerCor1.pri.v4, whole genome shotgun sequence:
- the ACIN1 gene encoding apoptotic chromatin condensation inducer in the nucleus isoform X2 has product MADGEEVTLDGRPLQALRVADLKAALQQRGLAKSGQKSALIKRLRGALMLENLQKHSTLHATFQPNSQIGEEMSQNSFIKQYLEKQHELLQQRLQREAREAAELEASGKSYPISRERNDSDEEGTRRQERRSTRVRQARAAKAPEGTQAVGLEEREVPPRGRRSAPRPALKLEEEEEEEEEEEEEEEEDDEEEEDEEEDEEEEAKAPEGKESSRGMGEAWPQGPQASSSPQEIRGSRQEKGGFMAPTPQQTRVPRSPASLEVGGPRSPVPQEVEGPEAQGMGGPRSPGSQGRGSAQVPVPLEAEGPGGPELQERGVTRPSEPQGSWTAVTPAAQEKGEPSPPAPQEKGEPSPPAPQEKGVPSLPDPQEKGECSPMVPEKKKEPSLPSLHEKEEPSLLSPHEKGEASPTAPQAKGEASPTAPQAKGEASPTAPQAKGEASLTAPQAKEEASLTAHQEKGQPSPTAAQLKDSPEKKGAAGLQDDKGAPQEEAEGPPEISQEGGASATPSSPAPPQLSEGEAPMVPPGEDEPPPPLLTKEAPPSQKRPLGTHPVSPSPPPQRRRRGGSDSDSDSDSTSSGSHSSRSESPTRKRQASRSSSSSRKSRSPDALWAGPSSPHTKEPSLAGQQEAPESPMAEGKPAPSPLPAPQRRPSHGHQHSPLSQQGGSETPGGPARAEPTGDPPRQAEQRQHTNNQEEKEEVPMELEPHQAGASPPAGPPAQPPGPDERPDGGPEDEERKEAAAQHKAFKRKISVVSAKGAAAGNSDTEGGQSGGRKRRWGASTATTQKKPSISITTESLKSLIPEMKPVAGQEAVVDLHADDSRISEDEGERHGEPPAHEKGLKICRTVTQVVPAEGQENGQGEEEEEEKEPEEEQPEVPQVTAELPLPPPVEQEVKKVTLTDTLTRRSISQQRSGVSITIDDPVRTAQLPSPPRAKPSPIVHICNLVRPFTLGQLKELLGRTGTLVEEAFWIDKIKSHCYVTYSTVEEAVLTRNALHGVKWPQSNPKFLSADFAEQDELDFHRGLLPERVVEAAAAAAPGAGPAGGRGGRRSAPRERSREPERAVREQWAEREREMERRERTRAEREWDRDKVREGPRSRSRERRRKEPPKAKEKKGEKKEKAPEEPPAKLLDDLFRKTKAAPCIYWLPLTDTQFVQKQAERAARARERERRRKELEEEELRQRERSRQAERDKRREHSRERGAGGAPGGAGGAERGGRERREAKRHSRSRSRSTPVRDRGGRR; this is encoded by the exons ATGGCGGACGGGGAGGAGGTGACTCTGGACGGGAGGCCGCTGCAGGCGCTGCGGGTCGCCGACCTGAAGGCGGCCCTGCAGCAGCGCGGCCTGGCCAAGAGCGGCCAGAAGAGCGCGCTCATCAAGCGGCTCCGCGGG gccctgatGCTCGAGAACCTCCAGAAGCACTCAACCCTGCACGCCACCTTCCAGCCCAACTCCCAG ATCGGCGAGGAAATGAGCCAGAACAGCTTCATCAAGCAATACCTGGAGAAGCAGCAcgagctgctgcagcagcggcTGCAGAGGGAAGCGCGGGAGGCAGCTGAGCTGGAGG CCTCCGGGAAGAGCTACCCCATCTCCCGGGAGAGAAACGACTCCGATGAGGAGGGAACCAGGAGGCAGGAGCGCCGCTCCACCAGAGTCAGGCAG GCCAGAGCTGCCAAGGCCCCGGAGGGTacccaggctgtggggctggaggagcGGGAGGTGCCCCCAAGGGGTCGGAGGAGTGCGCCGCGGCCTGCCCtgaagctggaggaggaggaggaggaagaggaggaggaggaagaggaggaggaggaagacgatgaggaggaggaagacgaggaggaggatgaggaggaggaagcgaAGGCTCCAGAGGGGAAGGAGTCTTCCCGGGGGATGGGGGAAGCCTGGCCCCAAGGCCCTCAGGCGAGCAGCTCACCCCAGGAAATCAGGGGGTCCCggcaggagaagggggggttCATGGCCCCAACACCCCAACAAACAAGAGTGCCCAGATCCCCAGCATCCCTGGAAGTGGGGGGGCCCAGATCCCCAGTACCCCAGGAAGTGGAGGGGCCTGAGGCCCAGGGAATGGGGGGCCCCAGATCACCAGGGTCCCAGGGAAGGGGGTCAGCCCAGGTCCCGGTGCCCCTGGAGGCAGAGGGGCCCGGAGGTCCTGagctccaggaaaggggggtgacCAGGCCCTCGGAACCCCAGGGAAGTTGGACAGCTGTGACTCCAGCCGCCCAGGAGAAGGGGGAGCCCAGCCCACCGGCCCCTCAGGAGAAGGGGGAGCCCAGCCCACCGGCCCCTCAGGAGAAGGGGGTGCCCAGCTTGCCAGACCCTCAGGAAAAGGGGGAGTGCAGCCCAATGGTCCCCGAGAAGAAGAAGGAGCCCAGCCTGCCATCCCTCCACGAGAAGGAGGAGCCCAGCCTGCTCTCCCCTCATGAGAAGGGGGAGGCCAGCCCGACGGCCCCCCAGGCAAAGGGGGAGGCCAGCCCGACGGCCCCCCAGGCAAAGGGGGAGGCCAGCCCGACGGCCCCCCAGGCAAAGGGGGAGGCCAGCCTGACGGCCCCCCAGGCAAAAGAGGAGGCCAGCCTGACGGCCCACCAGGAGAAGGGGCAGCCCAGCCCAACGGCAGCCCAGCTGAAGGATTCCCCAGAGAAGAAGGGAGCGGCTGGGCTCCAGGATGACAAGGGGGCCCcccaggaggaggcagaggggccCCCTGAGATCTCACAGGAAGGGGGGGCATCtgcaacccccagctccccagcccctcctcagcTGTCAGAAGGGGAGGCACCAATGGTCCCGCCTGGGGAGgatgagccccctcccccactgctgacCAAGGAGGCCCCCCCCAGTCAGAAAAGGCCGTTGGGGACCCACCCAGtatcaccttcccctcccccccagcgccggCGGAGGGGCGGGTCCGACTCAGACTCCGACTCAGACTCCACCTCCTCCGGGTCCCACTCCAGCCGCTCTGAGTCACCCACCAGGAAGCGCCAGGCCTCgcgctccagctccagcagcaggaag TCACGCAGCCCTGACGCCTTGTGGGCTGGCCCCAGTTCCCCACACACCAAAGAACCCTCCCTGGCAGGACAGCAGGAGGCGCCGGAGAGTCCCATGGCAGAGGGCAAACCGGCCCCCTCGCCCCTACCGGCCCCCCAGAGACGCCCCAGCCACGGGCACCAGCACAGCCCGTTGTCGCAGCAG GGCGGCTCAGAGACCCCGgggggcccagccagggcagAGCCCACGGGGGACCCGCCGCGCCAGGCCGAGCAGAGGCAGCATACGAA TaaccaggaggagaaggaggaggtgccTATGGAGTTGGAGCCCCACCAGGCCGGTGCCAGCCCCCCGGCCGgcccccctgctcagccccccgGCCCTGATGAGCGCCCTGACGGGGGCCCCGAGGACGAGGAGAGGAAAGAG GCTGCTGCACAGCACAAAGCCTTCAAGAGGAAGATCTCCGTCGTGT CGGCCAAGGGGGCAGCGGCGGGGAACAGTGACACGGAGGGCGGCCAGTCGGGGGGGCGCAAGCGGCGCTGGGGGGCCAGCACAGCCACCACCCAGAAGAAGCCGTCCATCAGCATCACCACTGAGTCGCTTAAG AGCCTGATCCCCGAGATGAAACCGGTGGCAGGGCAGGAGGCGGTGGTGGATCTTCATGCCGACGACTCCCGCATTTCGGAGGACGAGGGGGAGCGCCACGGGGAGCCGCCCGCCCATGAGAAGGGGCTCAAGATCTGCCGGACGGTCACGCAG GTGGTGCCAGCCGAGGGACAGGAGAACGGGCagggcgaggaggaggaggaggagaaggagcccGAAGAAGAGCAGCCTGAGGTCCCGCAGGTCACCGCAGAGTTACCGCTGCCCCCACCTGTGGAGCAAGAAGTCAAGAAAG TGACACTCACTGACACCCTGACACGCCGCTCCATCAGCCAGCAGCGCTCGGGCGTCTCCATCACCATCGATGACCCTGTGCGCACGGCCCAGCTCCCGTCGCCCCCCCGCGCCAAGCCCAGCCCCATTGTGCATATCTGCAACCTG GTGCGGCCCTTCACGCTGGGCCAGTTGAAGGAGCTGCTGGGCCGGACGGGGACACTAGTGGAAGAAGCCTTCTGGATCGACAAGATCAAATCGCACTGCTACGTCACA TACTCCACGGTGGAGGAGGCTGTGCTGACCCGCAATGCCCTGCATGGGGTGAAATGGCCCCAGTCCAACCCCAAGTTCCTGTCCGCCGACTTCGCCGAGCAGGATGAG ctGGACTTCCACCGAGGGCTGCTGCCGGAGCGGGTGGTGGAAGCGGCGGCTGCGGCGGCCCCGGGGGCCGGGCCAGCCGGAGGGCGTGGGGGCCGGCGCTCAGCCCCCCGGGAGCGCTCGCGGGAGCCGGAGCGGGCGGTGCGGGAGCAGTGGGCGGAGCGGGAGCGCGAGATGGAGCGGCGGGAGCGCACGCGGGCCGAGCGCGAGTGGGACCGCGACAAGGTGCGCGAGGGGCCCCGCTCCCGTTCCCGCGAGCGCCGCCGCAAGGAGCCGCCCAAGGCCAAGGAGAAGAAGGGCGAGAAGAAAG aaaaggccCCGGAGGAGCCCCCCGCCAAGCTGCTGGACGATCTCTTCCGCAAGACCAAGGCCGCTCCCTGTATCTACTGGCTGCCCCTGACCGACACCCAG TTTGTGCAGAAGCAGGCGGAGCGGGCAGCCCGGGCGCGGGAGCGCGAGCGGCGCCgcaaggagctggaggaggaggagttgcgCCAGCGGGAGCGGAGCCGCCAGGCCGAGCGGGACAAGCGACGGGAGCACAGccgggagcggggggctgggggcgcCCCAGGGGGGGCTGGCGGTGCTGAGCGGGGGGGCCGGGAGCGCCGGGAGGCCAAGAGGCacagccggagccggagccgcaGCACCCCGGTGAGGGACCGCGGGGGGCGCCGCTGA
- the ACIN1 gene encoding apoptotic chromatin condensation inducer in the nucleus isoform X1 yields MADGEEVTLDGRPLQALRVADLKAALQQRGLAKSGQKSALIKRLRGALMLENLQKHSTLHATFQPNSQIGEEMSQNSFIKQYLEKQHELLQQRLQREAREAAELEASGKSYPISRERNDSDEEGTRRQERRSTRVRQARAAKAPEGTQAVGLEEREVPPRGRRSAPRPALKLEEEEEEEEEEEEEEEEDDEEEEDEEEDEEEEAKAPEGKESSRGMGEAWPQGPQASSSPQEIRGSRQEKGGFMAPTPQQTRVPRSPASLEVGGPRSPVPQEVEGPEAQGMGGPRSPGSQGRGSAQVPVPLEAEGPGGPELQERGVTRPSEPQGSWTAVTPAAQEKGEPSPPAPQEKGEPSPPAPQEKGVPSLPDPQEKGECSPMVPEKKKEPSLPSLHEKEEPSLLSPHEKGEASPTAPQAKGEASPTAPQAKGEASPTAPQAKGEASLTAPQAKEEASLTAHQEKGQPSPTAAQLKDSPEKKGAAGLQDDKGAPQEEAEGPPEISQEGGASATPSSPAPPQLSEGEAPMVPPGEDEPPPPLLTKEAPPSQKRPLGTHPVSPSPPPQRRRRGGSDSDSDSDSTSSGSHSSRSESPTRKRQASRSSSSSRKSRSPDALWAGPSSPHTKEPSLAGQQEAPESPMAEGKPAPSPLPAPQRRPSHGHQHSPLSQQGGSETPGGPARAEPTGDPPRQAEQRQHTNNQEEKEEVPMELEPHQAGASPPAGPPAQPPGPDERPDGGPEDEERKEAAAQHKAFKRKISVVSAAKGAAAGNSDTEGGQSGGRKRRWGASTATTQKKPSISITTESLKSLIPEMKPVAGQEAVVDLHADDSRISEDEGERHGEPPAHEKGLKICRTVTQVVPAEGQENGQGEEEEEEKEPEEEQPEVPQVTAELPLPPPVEQEVKKVTLTDTLTRRSISQQRSGVSITIDDPVRTAQLPSPPRAKPSPIVHICNLVRPFTLGQLKELLGRTGTLVEEAFWIDKIKSHCYVTYSTVEEAVLTRNALHGVKWPQSNPKFLSADFAEQDELDFHRGLLPERVVEAAAAAAPGAGPAGGRGGRRSAPRERSREPERAVREQWAEREREMERRERTRAEREWDRDKVREGPRSRSRERRRKEPPKAKEKKGEKKEKAPEEPPAKLLDDLFRKTKAAPCIYWLPLTDTQFVQKQAERAARARERERRRKELEEEELRQRERSRQAERDKRREHSRERGAGGAPGGAGGAERGGRERREAKRHSRSRSRSTPVRDRGGRR; encoded by the exons ATGGCGGACGGGGAGGAGGTGACTCTGGACGGGAGGCCGCTGCAGGCGCTGCGGGTCGCCGACCTGAAGGCGGCCCTGCAGCAGCGCGGCCTGGCCAAGAGCGGCCAGAAGAGCGCGCTCATCAAGCGGCTCCGCGGG gccctgatGCTCGAGAACCTCCAGAAGCACTCAACCCTGCACGCCACCTTCCAGCCCAACTCCCAG ATCGGCGAGGAAATGAGCCAGAACAGCTTCATCAAGCAATACCTGGAGAAGCAGCAcgagctgctgcagcagcggcTGCAGAGGGAAGCGCGGGAGGCAGCTGAGCTGGAGG CCTCCGGGAAGAGCTACCCCATCTCCCGGGAGAGAAACGACTCCGATGAGGAGGGAACCAGGAGGCAGGAGCGCCGCTCCACCAGAGTCAGGCAG GCCAGAGCTGCCAAGGCCCCGGAGGGTacccaggctgtggggctggaggagcGGGAGGTGCCCCCAAGGGGTCGGAGGAGTGCGCCGCGGCCTGCCCtgaagctggaggaggaggaggaggaagaggaggaggaggaagaggaggaggaggaagacgatgaggaggaggaagacgaggaggaggatgaggaggaggaagcgaAGGCTCCAGAGGGGAAGGAGTCTTCCCGGGGGATGGGGGAAGCCTGGCCCCAAGGCCCTCAGGCGAGCAGCTCACCCCAGGAAATCAGGGGGTCCCggcaggagaagggggggttCATGGCCCCAACACCCCAACAAACAAGAGTGCCCAGATCCCCAGCATCCCTGGAAGTGGGGGGGCCCAGATCCCCAGTACCCCAGGAAGTGGAGGGGCCTGAGGCCCAGGGAATGGGGGGCCCCAGATCACCAGGGTCCCAGGGAAGGGGGTCAGCCCAGGTCCCGGTGCCCCTGGAGGCAGAGGGGCCCGGAGGTCCTGagctccaggaaaggggggtgacCAGGCCCTCGGAACCCCAGGGAAGTTGGACAGCTGTGACTCCAGCCGCCCAGGAGAAGGGGGAGCCCAGCCCACCGGCCCCTCAGGAGAAGGGGGAGCCCAGCCCACCGGCCCCTCAGGAGAAGGGGGTGCCCAGCTTGCCAGACCCTCAGGAAAAGGGGGAGTGCAGCCCAATGGTCCCCGAGAAGAAGAAGGAGCCCAGCCTGCCATCCCTCCACGAGAAGGAGGAGCCCAGCCTGCTCTCCCCTCATGAGAAGGGGGAGGCCAGCCCGACGGCCCCCCAGGCAAAGGGGGAGGCCAGCCCGACGGCCCCCCAGGCAAAGGGGGAGGCCAGCCCGACGGCCCCCCAGGCAAAGGGGGAGGCCAGCCTGACGGCCCCCCAGGCAAAAGAGGAGGCCAGCCTGACGGCCCACCAGGAGAAGGGGCAGCCCAGCCCAACGGCAGCCCAGCTGAAGGATTCCCCAGAGAAGAAGGGAGCGGCTGGGCTCCAGGATGACAAGGGGGCCCcccaggaggaggcagaggggccCCCTGAGATCTCACAGGAAGGGGGGGCATCtgcaacccccagctccccagcccctcctcagcTGTCAGAAGGGGAGGCACCAATGGTCCCGCCTGGGGAGgatgagccccctcccccactgctgacCAAGGAGGCCCCCCCCAGTCAGAAAAGGCCGTTGGGGACCCACCCAGtatcaccttcccctcccccccagcgccggCGGAGGGGCGGGTCCGACTCAGACTCCGACTCAGACTCCACCTCCTCCGGGTCCCACTCCAGCCGCTCTGAGTCACCCACCAGGAAGCGCCAGGCCTCgcgctccagctccagcagcaggaag TCACGCAGCCCTGACGCCTTGTGGGCTGGCCCCAGTTCCCCACACACCAAAGAACCCTCCCTGGCAGGACAGCAGGAGGCGCCGGAGAGTCCCATGGCAGAGGGCAAACCGGCCCCCTCGCCCCTACCGGCCCCCCAGAGACGCCCCAGCCACGGGCACCAGCACAGCCCGTTGTCGCAGCAG GGCGGCTCAGAGACCCCGgggggcccagccagggcagAGCCCACGGGGGACCCGCCGCGCCAGGCCGAGCAGAGGCAGCATACGAA TaaccaggaggagaaggaggaggtgccTATGGAGTTGGAGCCCCACCAGGCCGGTGCCAGCCCCCCGGCCGgcccccctgctcagccccccgGCCCTGATGAGCGCCCTGACGGGGGCCCCGAGGACGAGGAGAGGAAAGAG GCTGCTGCACAGCACAAAGCCTTCAAGAGGAAGATCTCCGTCGTGT CAGCGGCCAAGGGGGCAGCGGCGGGGAACAGTGACACGGAGGGCGGCCAGTCGGGGGGGCGCAAGCGGCGCTGGGGGGCCAGCACAGCCACCACCCAGAAGAAGCCGTCCATCAGCATCACCACTGAGTCGCTTAAG AGCCTGATCCCCGAGATGAAACCGGTGGCAGGGCAGGAGGCGGTGGTGGATCTTCATGCCGACGACTCCCGCATTTCGGAGGACGAGGGGGAGCGCCACGGGGAGCCGCCCGCCCATGAGAAGGGGCTCAAGATCTGCCGGACGGTCACGCAG GTGGTGCCAGCCGAGGGACAGGAGAACGGGCagggcgaggaggaggaggaggagaaggagcccGAAGAAGAGCAGCCTGAGGTCCCGCAGGTCACCGCAGAGTTACCGCTGCCCCCACCTGTGGAGCAAGAAGTCAAGAAAG TGACACTCACTGACACCCTGACACGCCGCTCCATCAGCCAGCAGCGCTCGGGCGTCTCCATCACCATCGATGACCCTGTGCGCACGGCCCAGCTCCCGTCGCCCCCCCGCGCCAAGCCCAGCCCCATTGTGCATATCTGCAACCTG GTGCGGCCCTTCACGCTGGGCCAGTTGAAGGAGCTGCTGGGCCGGACGGGGACACTAGTGGAAGAAGCCTTCTGGATCGACAAGATCAAATCGCACTGCTACGTCACA TACTCCACGGTGGAGGAGGCTGTGCTGACCCGCAATGCCCTGCATGGGGTGAAATGGCCCCAGTCCAACCCCAAGTTCCTGTCCGCCGACTTCGCCGAGCAGGATGAG ctGGACTTCCACCGAGGGCTGCTGCCGGAGCGGGTGGTGGAAGCGGCGGCTGCGGCGGCCCCGGGGGCCGGGCCAGCCGGAGGGCGTGGGGGCCGGCGCTCAGCCCCCCGGGAGCGCTCGCGGGAGCCGGAGCGGGCGGTGCGGGAGCAGTGGGCGGAGCGGGAGCGCGAGATGGAGCGGCGGGAGCGCACGCGGGCCGAGCGCGAGTGGGACCGCGACAAGGTGCGCGAGGGGCCCCGCTCCCGTTCCCGCGAGCGCCGCCGCAAGGAGCCGCCCAAGGCCAAGGAGAAGAAGGGCGAGAAGAAAG aaaaggccCCGGAGGAGCCCCCCGCCAAGCTGCTGGACGATCTCTTCCGCAAGACCAAGGCCGCTCCCTGTATCTACTGGCTGCCCCTGACCGACACCCAG TTTGTGCAGAAGCAGGCGGAGCGGGCAGCCCGGGCGCGGGAGCGCGAGCGGCGCCgcaaggagctggaggaggaggagttgcgCCAGCGGGAGCGGAGCCGCCAGGCCGAGCGGGACAAGCGACGGGAGCACAGccgggagcggggggctgggggcgcCCCAGGGGGGGCTGGCGGTGCTGAGCGGGGGGGCCGGGAGCGCCGGGAGGCCAAGAGGCacagccggagccggagccgcaGCACCCCGGTGAGGGACCGCGGGGGGCGCCGCTGA
- the ACIN1 gene encoding apoptotic chromatin condensation inducer in the nucleus isoform X6 encodes MADGEEVTLDGRPLQALRVADLKAALQQRGLAKSGQKSALIKRLRGALMLENLQKHSTLHATFQPNSQIGEEMSQNSFIKQYLEKQHELLQQRLQREAREAAELEASGKSYPISRERNDSDEEGTRRQERRSTRVRQARAAKAPEGTQAVGLEEREVPPRGRRSAPRPALKLEEEEEEEEEEEEEEEEDDEEEEDEEEDEEEEAKAPEGKESSRGMGEAWPQGPQASSSPQEIRGSRQEKGGFMAPTPQQTRVPRSPASLEVGGPRSPVPQEVEGPEAQGMGGPRSPGSQGRGSAQVPVPLEAEGPGGPELQERGVTRPSEPQGSWTAVTPAAQEKGEPSPPAPQEKGEPSPPAPQEKGVPSLPDPQEKGECSPMVPEKKKEPSLPSLHEKEEPSLLSPHEKGEASPTAPQAKGEASPTAPQAKGEASPTAPQAKGEASLTAPQAKEEASLTAHQEKGQPSPTAAQLKDSPEKKGAAGLQDDKGAPQEEAEGPPEISQEGGASATPSSPAPPQLSEGEAPMVPPGEDEPPPPLLTKEAPPSQKRPLGTHPVSPSPPPQRRRRGGSDSDSDSDSTSSGSHSSRSESPTRKRQASRSSSSSRKSRSPDALWAGPSSPHTKEPSLAGQQEAPESPMAEGKPAPSPLPAPQRRPSHGHQHSPLSQQGGSETPGGPARAEPTGDPPRQAEQRQHTNNQEEKEEVPMELEPHQAGASPPAGPPAQPPGPDERPDGGPEDEERKEAAAQHKAFKRKISVVSAAKGAAAGNSDTEGGQSGGRKRRWGASTATTQKKPSISITTESLKSLIPEMKPVAGQEAVVDLHADDSRISEDEGERHGEPPAHEKGLKICRTVTQVVPAEGQENGQGEEEEEEKEPEEEQPEVPQVTAELPLPPPVEQEVKKVTLTDTLTRRSISQQRSGVSITIDDPVRTAQLPSPPRAKPSPIVHICNLVRPFTLGQLKELLGRTGTLVEEAFWIDKIKSHCYVTYSTVEEAVLTRNALHGVKWPQSNPKFLSADFAEQDEKRPRRSPPPSCWTISSARPRPLPVSTGCP; translated from the exons ATGGCGGACGGGGAGGAGGTGACTCTGGACGGGAGGCCGCTGCAGGCGCTGCGGGTCGCCGACCTGAAGGCGGCCCTGCAGCAGCGCGGCCTGGCCAAGAGCGGCCAGAAGAGCGCGCTCATCAAGCGGCTCCGCGGG gccctgatGCTCGAGAACCTCCAGAAGCACTCAACCCTGCACGCCACCTTCCAGCCCAACTCCCAG ATCGGCGAGGAAATGAGCCAGAACAGCTTCATCAAGCAATACCTGGAGAAGCAGCAcgagctgctgcagcagcggcTGCAGAGGGAAGCGCGGGAGGCAGCTGAGCTGGAGG CCTCCGGGAAGAGCTACCCCATCTCCCGGGAGAGAAACGACTCCGATGAGGAGGGAACCAGGAGGCAGGAGCGCCGCTCCACCAGAGTCAGGCAG GCCAGAGCTGCCAAGGCCCCGGAGGGTacccaggctgtggggctggaggagcGGGAGGTGCCCCCAAGGGGTCGGAGGAGTGCGCCGCGGCCTGCCCtgaagctggaggaggaggaggaggaagaggaggaggaggaagaggaggaggaggaagacgatgaggaggaggaagacgaggaggaggatgaggaggaggaagcgaAGGCTCCAGAGGGGAAGGAGTCTTCCCGGGGGATGGGGGAAGCCTGGCCCCAAGGCCCTCAGGCGAGCAGCTCACCCCAGGAAATCAGGGGGTCCCggcaggagaagggggggttCATGGCCCCAACACCCCAACAAACAAGAGTGCCCAGATCCCCAGCATCCCTGGAAGTGGGGGGGCCCAGATCCCCAGTACCCCAGGAAGTGGAGGGGCCTGAGGCCCAGGGAATGGGGGGCCCCAGATCACCAGGGTCCCAGGGAAGGGGGTCAGCCCAGGTCCCGGTGCCCCTGGAGGCAGAGGGGCCCGGAGGTCCTGagctccaggaaaggggggtgacCAGGCCCTCGGAACCCCAGGGAAGTTGGACAGCTGTGACTCCAGCCGCCCAGGAGAAGGGGGAGCCCAGCCCACCGGCCCCTCAGGAGAAGGGGGAGCCCAGCCCACCGGCCCCTCAGGAGAAGGGGGTGCCCAGCTTGCCAGACCCTCAGGAAAAGGGGGAGTGCAGCCCAATGGTCCCCGAGAAGAAGAAGGAGCCCAGCCTGCCATCCCTCCACGAGAAGGAGGAGCCCAGCCTGCTCTCCCCTCATGAGAAGGGGGAGGCCAGCCCGACGGCCCCCCAGGCAAAGGGGGAGGCCAGCCCGACGGCCCCCCAGGCAAAGGGGGAGGCCAGCCCGACGGCCCCCCAGGCAAAGGGGGAGGCCAGCCTGACGGCCCCCCAGGCAAAAGAGGAGGCCAGCCTGACGGCCCACCAGGAGAAGGGGCAGCCCAGCCCAACGGCAGCCCAGCTGAAGGATTCCCCAGAGAAGAAGGGAGCGGCTGGGCTCCAGGATGACAAGGGGGCCCcccaggaggaggcagaggggccCCCTGAGATCTCACAGGAAGGGGGGGCATCtgcaacccccagctccccagcccctcctcagcTGTCAGAAGGGGAGGCACCAATGGTCCCGCCTGGGGAGgatgagccccctcccccactgctgacCAAGGAGGCCCCCCCCAGTCAGAAAAGGCCGTTGGGGACCCACCCAGtatcaccttcccctcccccccagcgccggCGGAGGGGCGGGTCCGACTCAGACTCCGACTCAGACTCCACCTCCTCCGGGTCCCACTCCAGCCGCTCTGAGTCACCCACCAGGAAGCGCCAGGCCTCgcgctccagctccagcagcaggaag TCACGCAGCCCTGACGCCTTGTGGGCTGGCCCCAGTTCCCCACACACCAAAGAACCCTCCCTGGCAGGACAGCAGGAGGCGCCGGAGAGTCCCATGGCAGAGGGCAAACCGGCCCCCTCGCCCCTACCGGCCCCCCAGAGACGCCCCAGCCACGGGCACCAGCACAGCCCGTTGTCGCAGCAG GGCGGCTCAGAGACCCCGgggggcccagccagggcagAGCCCACGGGGGACCCGCCGCGCCAGGCCGAGCAGAGGCAGCATACGAA TaaccaggaggagaaggaggaggtgccTATGGAGTTGGAGCCCCACCAGGCCGGTGCCAGCCCCCCGGCCGgcccccctgctcagccccccgGCCCTGATGAGCGCCCTGACGGGGGCCCCGAGGACGAGGAGAGGAAAGAG GCTGCTGCACAGCACAAAGCCTTCAAGAGGAAGATCTCCGTCGTGT CAGCGGCCAAGGGGGCAGCGGCGGGGAACAGTGACACGGAGGGCGGCCAGTCGGGGGGGCGCAAGCGGCGCTGGGGGGCCAGCACAGCCACCACCCAGAAGAAGCCGTCCATCAGCATCACCACTGAGTCGCTTAAG AGCCTGATCCCCGAGATGAAACCGGTGGCAGGGCAGGAGGCGGTGGTGGATCTTCATGCCGACGACTCCCGCATTTCGGAGGACGAGGGGGAGCGCCACGGGGAGCCGCCCGCCCATGAGAAGGGGCTCAAGATCTGCCGGACGGTCACGCAG GTGGTGCCAGCCGAGGGACAGGAGAACGGGCagggcgaggaggaggaggaggagaaggagcccGAAGAAGAGCAGCCTGAGGTCCCGCAGGTCACCGCAGAGTTACCGCTGCCCCCACCTGTGGAGCAAGAAGTCAAGAAAG TGACACTCACTGACACCCTGACACGCCGCTCCATCAGCCAGCAGCGCTCGGGCGTCTCCATCACCATCGATGACCCTGTGCGCACGGCCCAGCTCCCGTCGCCCCCCCGCGCCAAGCCCAGCCCCATTGTGCATATCTGCAACCTG GTGCGGCCCTTCACGCTGGGCCAGTTGAAGGAGCTGCTGGGCCGGACGGGGACACTAGTGGAAGAAGCCTTCTGGATCGACAAGATCAAATCGCACTGCTACGTCACA TACTCCACGGTGGAGGAGGCTGTGCTGACCCGCAATGCCCTGCATGGGGTGAAATGGCCCCAGTCCAACCCCAAGTTCCTGTCCGCCGACTTCGCCGAGCAGGATGAG aaaaggccCCGGAGGAGCCCCCCGCCAAGCTGCTGGACGATCTCTTCCGCAAGACCAAGGCCGCTCCCTGTATCTACTGGCTGCCCCTGA